In the genome of Coraliomargarita algicola, one region contains:
- a CDS encoding phytoene desaturase family protein has protein sequence MPPSLDQQHYEVVIIGAGMAGLAAGIRLALAGKNVIILERHNASGGLNSFYSQGGRKFDVGLHAMTNYVPKGTKGTPLTKLLRQLRIPYDALDLCPQNGSKVAFPGCELGFNNDFAFFESEVARAFPKQIDGFRALAEEVRTLDAFNLGSMPSSAREAVQRHISDPLLEDMLFCPVMYYGSAQEHDMDYGQFAIMFRSLFFEGFARPLDGVRVIIKLLQDKYRSLGGVRKMKCGIQKIHTSGNNASAIELDSGAVLTADKIISTAGAVETARLCEDQPADAASDNIGQLSFTETITVLDQQPSDFGWDDTIIFFNTAERFRYARVEDELVDPTSGVICFPNNYQYGEGRQLDEGYLRVTAMANHDKWCALSEDDYLAQKAYWYEELQKVTLGLLPASKLDLNAHRIASDMFTPRTVRKYTGHLNGAIYGAPNKIKDGRTHLNNLYLAGTDQGFLGIVGAMLSGISMANLHVLQGN, from the coding sequence ATGCCTCCCTCCCTCGACCAACAACACTACGAAGTCGTCATCATCGGTGCCGGCATGGCTGGACTGGCCGCCGGTATTCGTCTCGCGCTGGCTGGTAAGAACGTCATCATACTAGAGCGTCACAATGCCTCTGGTGGGCTCAACTCCTTTTACAGTCAGGGGGGGCGTAAATTCGACGTGGGCCTGCACGCCATGACCAATTACGTGCCCAAAGGCACCAAGGGTACACCGCTGACCAAGCTACTACGCCAGTTGCGCATCCCCTACGACGCACTGGACCTCTGCCCGCAAAATGGCTCCAAAGTCGCCTTCCCCGGCTGCGAGCTAGGCTTTAACAATGACTTCGCCTTTTTCGAATCGGAAGTGGCCCGCGCCTTTCCAAAACAGATCGACGGTTTCCGCGCGTTAGCGGAAGAGGTCCGCACGCTCGACGCTTTTAACCTCGGCTCCATGCCCAGCTCCGCCCGCGAGGCGGTGCAGCGTCACATATCGGACCCTCTACTGGAAGATATGCTCTTCTGCCCAGTCATGTATTACGGCAGCGCGCAGGAGCACGACATGGACTACGGCCAGTTCGCCATCATGTTTCGTTCGCTCTTTTTCGAAGGCTTCGCCCGCCCACTGGACGGCGTGCGTGTGATCATCAAACTCTTGCAGGATAAATACCGCTCGCTGGGCGGCGTGCGCAAGATGAAGTGCGGCATTCAAAAGATCCATACCAGCGGCAACAACGCCTCCGCCATCGAACTGGACAGCGGTGCTGTCCTCACCGCCGATAAGATCATCTCGACCGCTGGTGCGGTCGAAACCGCCCGCCTGTGCGAGGATCAGCCAGCTGACGCCGCCAGTGACAATATTGGCCAGCTCAGCTTTACCGAGACCATCACCGTGCTGGATCAACAGCCCTCCGATTTCGGCTGGGACGACACCATCATCTTTTTCAACACCGCCGAGCGCTTCCGCTACGCGCGCGTCGAAGACGAACTCGTCGACCCGACGAGCGGCGTCATTTGCTTTCCCAACAATTATCAATACGGCGAGGGCCGTCAATTGGACGAAGGCTACCTGCGCGTGACCGCCATGGCCAATCACGACAAGTGGTGCGCCCTCTCAGAGGACGACTACCTTGCACAAAAAGCCTACTGGTATGAGGAGCTGCAAAAAGTCACGCTGGGCTTACTGCCCGCCAGCAAACTCGATTTAAACGCCCACCGCATCGCCAGCGACATGTTTACCCCACGCACAGTGCGTAAATACACCGGCCACCTAAACGGCGCAATCTATGGCGCCCCCAACAAGATCAAAGACGGCCGCACCCATTTAAATAACCTCTATTTAGCCGGCACCGATCAAGGCTTTCTCGGCATCGTCGGCGCCATGCTCAGCGGCATTTCGATGGCCAACTTGCACGTATTGCAGGGGAACTAA
- a CDS encoding NADP-dependent isocitrate dehydrogenase: MSDKAKIIYTITDEAPALATHSLLPIIEAYTAAAGVSVETRDISLAGRVLASLSEFLPADQKTPDHLAELGALAKAPDANIIKLPNISASMPQLIACIKELQAQGFALPDYPSDAKTDEGKAIQAAYDRVRGSAVNPVLREGNSDRRAAAAVKQYAKNNPHRMGAWSADSKSTVSSMPDSDFYANEKSVTLPEATTAKIELVAADGSTTVLKEGLALQAGEVLDGTFLSVQALRKFLAEQIEASKKAGVLFSLHMKATMMKVSDPIIFGHAVEVFYKDVFEKYADTIAKLGVDVKNGLGDLYAKIATLPAEEKAAIEADLDAVYSNSPAIAMVDSDKGITNLHVPSDVIIDASMPAAIRSSGQMWNAAGEQQDTNFVIPDRCYAGVYAETVDFCKKNGAFDPKTMGTVPNVGLMAQKAEEYGSHDKTFEIPADGTVRVVDAAGNVLFEHQVAKGDVWRACQAKDAPIRDWVKLAVNRARATGAPAIFWLDAARAHDAQLIEKVNTYLKDHDTEGLDIRILSPVEATRVTLERAKAGEDTISVTGNVLRDYLTDLFPILELGTSAKMLSIVPLMNGGGLFETGAGGSAPKHVQQFEKENHLRWDSLGEFLALGVSLEHLSAVFDNAKAQTLADTLDVANTKFLTENKSPSRKVNELDNRGSHFYLALYWAEALAAQDKDADLKARFAPLAQALLADEAKIVDELNSAQGVAMDIGGYYRPVLEKVQAAMRPSATFNALLAAL, encoded by the coding sequence ATGAGCGACAAAGCAAAAATCATCTATACTATCACAGACGAAGCGCCGGCTCTGGCCACGCACTCGTTATTGCCTATTATTGAGGCTTACACCGCTGCTGCTGGAGTTTCCGTGGAAACGCGCGACATCTCTCTCGCGGGGCGTGTGCTTGCGAGCCTGTCTGAGTTTTTGCCAGCTGATCAAAAGACTCCCGACCACCTGGCGGAATTGGGTGCGCTTGCGAAGGCTCCGGACGCTAATATCATTAAGTTGCCAAATATTTCAGCTTCGATGCCGCAGTTGATTGCGTGCATCAAAGAGTTGCAGGCACAGGGCTTTGCATTGCCGGATTATCCGAGTGATGCCAAGACTGATGAAGGAAAAGCGATTCAGGCTGCCTACGACCGAGTGCGTGGCAGTGCGGTGAATCCGGTTCTACGTGAAGGTAACTCGGATCGTCGTGCGGCGGCTGCAGTTAAGCAATACGCTAAAAACAATCCACACCGCATGGGTGCTTGGTCTGCGGATTCCAAGTCGACTGTGTCGAGCATGCCGGATTCTGATTTTTATGCCAACGAAAAGTCGGTCACACTGCCTGAGGCGACCACTGCCAAGATTGAGTTGGTCGCTGCCGACGGTAGCACCACTGTTTTGAAAGAGGGTTTGGCTCTGCAAGCGGGCGAAGTGCTCGATGGCACTTTTCTGAGTGTGCAAGCGCTACGCAAGTTCCTCGCGGAGCAAATCGAAGCTTCTAAGAAAGCGGGTGTGCTCTTTTCACTACACATGAAGGCGACTATGATGAAGGTTTCGGACCCCATCATTTTCGGCCATGCAGTCGAAGTCTTCTATAAAGACGTTTTTGAGAAATACGCCGACACCATCGCAAAGCTCGGTGTGGATGTGAAGAACGGTCTTGGCGACCTTTATGCTAAAATCGCAACTTTGCCTGCTGAAGAGAAAGCGGCGATTGAGGCTGATCTAGACGCTGTCTACAGTAACAGTCCTGCGATCGCGATGGTTGATTCCGACAAGGGCATCACCAATCTACATGTGCCGAGCGATGTGATCATCGATGCGTCTATGCCGGCAGCCATCCGTAGCTCGGGCCAAATGTGGAACGCCGCAGGGGAGCAGCAAGATACTAATTTTGTGATTCCAGATCGCTGCTACGCTGGGGTGTATGCGGAAACCGTTGATTTCTGCAAAAAGAACGGCGCTTTTGATCCGAAGACCATGGGCACTGTGCCCAATGTCGGTCTGATGGCTCAGAAAGCAGAGGAGTATGGCTCGCACGATAAGACATTTGAGATCCCTGCCGATGGCACGGTGCGCGTGGTGGATGCTGCGGGTAATGTGCTCTTCGAGCATCAGGTTGCAAAGGGCGATGTCTGGCGTGCTTGCCAAGCCAAAGATGCTCCGATCCGTGACTGGGTGAAACTTGCAGTGAATCGTGCTCGTGCAACCGGAGCGCCAGCCATTTTCTGGCTCGACGCAGCGCGTGCCCACGATGCACAACTGATCGAGAAGGTGAACACTTACTTGAAGGATCACGATACCGAAGGTTTGGATATTCGTATCCTTAGCCCGGTTGAAGCGACACGTGTCACGCTGGAGCGCGCCAAGGCTGGTGAGGACACCATTTCTGTAACAGGCAACGTACTACGTGACTACCTGACTGATTTGTTCCCAATTCTAGAGCTGGGCACCAGTGCTAAGATGCTTTCGATCGTACCACTCATGAATGGTGGCGGTCTCTTCGAAACAGGCGCGGGCGGTTCGGCACCGAAGCACGTGCAGCAGTTTGAGAAGGAAAACCACCTCCGTTGGGATTCGCTGGGCGAGTTCTTGGCGCTGGGTGTGTCTCTGGAGCACTTGTCGGCGGTCTTTGACAATGCCAAGGCGCAAACGCTTGCAGATACCTTGGACGTGGCCAACACCAAGTTCTTGACCGAGAACAAGTCGCCCTCACGTAAGGTGAACGAACTCGACAATCGTGGCAGTCATTTCTACCTCGCGCTCTACTGGGCGGAAGCCCTGGCTGCGCAAGATAAGGATGCCGACTTGAAGGCTCGTTTCGCACCATTGGCGCAAGCACTCCTCGCGGATGAGGCAAAGATCGTGGATGAGCTCAACTCGGCTCAAGGTGTCGCGATGGACATCGGAGGCTACTACCGCCCGGTATTGGAAAAAGTGCAGGCAGCCATGCGGCCGAGTGCGACATTTAATGCACTGTTAGCTGCGCTCTAA